One window from the genome of Halomicrobium zhouii encodes:
- a CDS encoding uroporphyrinogen-III synthase — protein sequence MREEPRLRVAVFRPDDERLADAVELLESLGADPVADPMLVVEPTGNAPREGADYVILTSKTGVELAAEAGWEPGDSTVCAIGAATADALGEAGYDVDLVPEEYTSSGLVAALEDDVDGASVEVARSDHGSAVLTDGLADAGADVHETVLYRLVRPKGAGESVELAADGDLDAALFTSSLTVEHFLDAAEERGVRDDALAGLNDAVVGAIGDPTRETAESHGIDVDVVPETADFEVLACAVVEDAAPTHRE from the coding sequence ATGCGTGAGGAACCCCGCCTCCGCGTCGCCGTCTTCCGGCCCGACGACGAGCGCCTGGCCGACGCGGTCGAACTCCTCGAATCGCTCGGCGCCGACCCGGTCGCCGACCCGATGCTCGTCGTCGAACCGACGGGGAACGCCCCGCGTGAGGGCGCGGATTACGTGATTCTCACGAGCAAGACGGGCGTCGAGCTGGCGGCCGAAGCCGGCTGGGAGCCGGGCGACTCGACCGTCTGCGCTATCGGCGCCGCGACGGCCGACGCGCTGGGCGAGGCGGGCTACGACGTCGACCTGGTCCCGGAGGAGTACACGTCGTCGGGGCTGGTCGCGGCGCTCGAAGACGACGTCGACGGGGCCAGCGTCGAGGTCGCCCGGTCCGACCACGGCTCGGCGGTCCTGACCGATGGACTGGCCGACGCGGGCGCCGACGTCCACGAGACCGTCCTCTATCGGCTCGTCCGGCCAAAGGGTGCCGGCGAGTCGGTCGAACTCGCGGCCGACGGCGACCTCGACGCCGCGCTCTTCACGTCCTCGCTCACGGTCGAGCACTTCCTCGACGCCGCCGAGGAGCGGGGGGTTCGCGACGACGCGCTCGCGGGCCTGAACGATGCCGTCGTCGGCGCCATCGGCGACCCGACGCGGGAGACCGCCGAGAGCCACGGCATCGACGTCGACGTCGTGCCGGAGACGGCCGACTTCGAGGTGCTGGCCTGCGCCGTCGTCGAGGACGCCGCCCCGACGCATCGGGAGTGA
- the hemC gene encoding hydroxymethylbilane synthase: MTTRGTLRLATRGSDLALRQAAAVREALEDRRYDVEIVEVETTGDQIRDELIHRLGKTGAFVRSLDEQVLDGSVDAAVHSMKDVPTEQPDSLVVAAVPQRADPSDVLVTPDGATLSELPEGATVGTSSLRRKAELLAERPDLDVQPLRGNVDTRVEKLLAPSLQAEHEERSEEEKERKERLEDDEYVFPYDQDVEEWFDGLREIERQALGRDVDTEFDAIVLARAGLERSGLLYNVEATPLSTETFVPAPGQGALAVATADGEVAEEINEVLDHPRSRAETTVERVILEELGGGCVAPLGIHAVLQGRSVRTRVRVLSQDGTEEVSATRDIPVDHHVDGAKSFAADLADQGAKDMIEAAKKELDDGGEADDDAASAVETDDEGIAEDGGATEE, from the coding sequence ATGACTACGCGAGGGACGCTGCGGCTGGCGACGCGGGGGTCGGACCTGGCGCTCCGCCAGGCCGCCGCCGTCCGGGAGGCCCTGGAGGACCGCCGCTACGACGTCGAGATCGTCGAGGTGGAGACCACCGGCGACCAGATCCGCGACGAGCTGATCCACCGCCTGGGCAAGACCGGCGCGTTCGTCCGCAGCCTGGACGAGCAGGTCCTCGACGGCTCCGTCGACGCCGCCGTCCACTCGATGAAGGACGTCCCGACCGAACAGCCAGACTCGCTCGTCGTCGCCGCCGTCCCCCAGCGCGCCGATCCGTCGGACGTGCTGGTCACCCCCGACGGGGCGACGCTCTCGGAACTGCCGGAGGGTGCCACGGTCGGCACGTCGAGCCTCCGCCGGAAGGCCGAACTCCTGGCCGAGCGTCCCGACCTGGACGTCCAGCCCCTGCGCGGCAACGTCGACACGAGGGTCGAGAAGCTGCTGGCCCCGTCGCTCCAGGCCGAACACGAGGAACGCAGCGAGGAGGAGAAGGAACGCAAGGAGCGACTGGAGGACGACGAGTACGTCTTCCCCTACGACCAGGACGTCGAGGAGTGGTTCGACGGACTCCGGGAGATAGAACGACAGGCGCTGGGCCGTGACGTCGACACGGAGTTCGACGCCATCGTCCTCGCCCGCGCAGGTCTGGAGCGGTCGGGACTGCTGTACAACGTCGAGGCGACGCCGCTGTCGACCGAGACGTTCGTCCCCGCGCCGGGGCAGGGTGCGCTGGCGGTCGCGACCGCCGACGGGGAGGTCGCCGAGGAGATCAACGAAGTGCTCGACCACCCGCGCTCGCGCGCGGAGACGACCGTCGAGCGGGTCATCCTCGAAGAACTCGGCGGTGGCTGCGTCGCGCCGCTGGGCATCCACGCCGTCCTGCAGGGGCGGTCCGTCCGGACGCGCGTCCGGGTGCTCTCCCAGGACGGCACCGAGGAAGTGAGCGCGACGCGGGACATCCCCGTCGACCACCACGTCGACGGTGCGAAGTCCTTCGCCGCGGACCTGGCCGACCAGGGTGCGAAAGACATGATCGAGGCGGCGAAGAAGGAACTCGACGACGGCGGCGAGGCGGACGATGACGCCGCCTCCGCCGTCGAGACCGACGACGAAGGAATCGCCGAGGATGGGGGAGCGACCGAGGAATGA
- the cobA gene encoding uroporphyrinogen-III C-methyltransferase has translation MTGTVYLVGSGPGDPELLTVKAKRLIDEADVVLHDKLPGPEILEAIPGEKREDVGKRASGEWTPQEYTNRRMVELAEEGNDVVRLKGGDPTVFGRGGEEMAYLAEHEIPFEVVPGITSAVAGPEVAGIPVTHRDHASSVSFVTGHEDPTKEESAIDWGALAATGGTIVVLMGVGKLPDYTGALREAGMAPETPVALVERATRPEQRVAVGTLDSIVDVRDEDGIEPPAITVIGDVAGERERVKAFLQNERLDDGQEATEDA, from the coding sequence ATGACCGGCACCGTCTACCTCGTGGGCTCTGGCCCCGGCGACCCGGAACTGCTGACCGTCAAGGCGAAGCGACTGATCGACGAGGCCGACGTCGTCCTCCACGACAAGCTTCCCGGCCCGGAGATCCTGGAGGCCATCCCCGGCGAGAAGCGCGAAGACGTCGGCAAGCGCGCCAGCGGCGAGTGGACCCCTCAGGAGTACACCAACCGGCGCATGGTCGAACTCGCCGAAGAGGGGAACGACGTCGTTCGGCTCAAGGGCGGCGACCCGACCGTCTTCGGCCGCGGCGGCGAGGAGATGGCCTACCTCGCCGAGCACGAGATCCCCTTCGAGGTCGTGCCGGGCATCACCAGCGCCGTCGCCGGGCCGGAAGTCGCCGGCATCCCGGTGACCCACCGCGACCACGCCTCCTCCGTCTCCTTCGTCACCGGCCACGAGGACCCGACCAAAGAGGAATCGGCTATCGACTGGGGCGCGCTGGCCGCGACGGGCGGCACCATCGTCGTCCTGATGGGCGTCGGCAAGCTCCCGGACTACACCGGCGCGCTCCGGGAGGCCGGGATGGCCCCCGAAACGCCGGTGGCGCTGGTCGAGCGGGCCACCCGGCCCGAACAGCGCGTCGCCGTCGGCACGCTCGATTCGATCGTCGACGTGCGCGACGAGGACGGCATCGAACCGCCGGCCATCACCGTCATCGGCGACGTCGCGGGCGAGCGCGAGCGAGTGAAAGCGTTCCTGCAAAACGAGCGGCTCGACGACGGACAGGAGGCCACCGAGGATGCGTGA
- a CDS encoding CDP-2,3-bis-(O-geranylgeranyl)-sn-glycerol synthase translates to MSILATVATALWAMLPAYVPNNAAVLAGGGRPIDGGRTWNGKRVLGDGKTWRGTFAGTVAGTALALLLNAVNGTANDALGISSLPEFPLLAAVGLALGAMLGDVGASFLKRRTGRERGAAFPGLDQLDFVVGALLLAAVADFGWFTETFTVPVLVVILVATPLLHVATNAIAYWLGLKDEPW, encoded by the coding sequence ATGAGCATTCTCGCGACCGTCGCCACTGCGCTCTGGGCGATGTTGCCCGCCTACGTCCCGAACAACGCGGCCGTCCTGGCGGGCGGCGGGCGTCCCATCGACGGCGGCCGGACCTGGAACGGCAAGCGCGTCCTCGGCGACGGGAAGACCTGGCGCGGGACGTTCGCGGGCACCGTCGCCGGCACGGCGCTGGCCCTCCTGCTCAACGCCGTCAACGGGACCGCGAACGACGCACTGGGCATCTCGTCGCTCCCCGAATTTCCGCTGCTCGCCGCCGTCGGCCTCGCCCTCGGTGCGATGCTCGGCGACGTCGGTGCCTCCTTCCTCAAGCGCCGGACCGGCCGCGAGCGCGGCGCCGCCTTCCCCGGCCTCGACCAGCTCGACTTCGTCGTCGGCGCGCTCTTGCTCGCCGCCGTCGCGGACTTCGGGTGGTTCACCGAGACGTTCACCGTCCCCGTGCTGGTCGTCATCCTCGTCGCGACGCCGCTGCTCCACGTCGCGACCAACGCCATCGCCTACTGGCTCGGGCTCAAGGACGAGCCGTGGTGA